One part of the Deltaproteobacteria bacterium genome encodes these proteins:
- a CDS encoding arsenate reductase ArsC, whose protein sequence is MRPRKLLFLCVANSARSQMAEGLARSMVPGDWEVRSAGSSPTRVNPRAIEVMAELGIDLSAHRSKLVDEIDPGDVDLVITLCAEEVCPAFLGEAERLHWPLKDPDLKDESLPEETHRAAFRGARDEIRRRLEALLAGAA, encoded by the coding sequence GTGAGGCCTCGCAAGCTGCTCTTCCTCTGCGTCGCCAACTCCGCGCGCTCCCAGATGGCCGAGGGGCTCGCCCGCTCGATGGTGCCCGGGGACTGGGAGGTGCGCTCGGCGGGCTCCTCGCCCACCCGGGTGAACCCGCGGGCGATCGAGGTGATGGCCGAGCTGGGGATCGATCTCTCGGCCCACCGCTCCAAGCTCGTCGACGAGATCGATCCCGGGGACGTCGATCTGGTGATCACCCTCTGCGCCGAGGAGGTCTGCCCGGCCTTCCTCGGCGAGGCCGAGCGCCTCCACTGGCCCCTGAAGGATCCCGACCTGAAGGACGAAAGCCTGCCGGAGGAGACGCACCGGGCGGCCTTCCGCGGGGCGCGGGACGAGATCCGCCGGCGCCTGGAGGCCCTCCTCGCCGGGGCTGCCTGA
- a CDS encoding MaoC/PaaZ C-terminal domain-containing protein: MATYWRHLPAQGPVLASFGRTLGLTALERLRGRGAGGGAPGEPPVLRATVPPRSDRLVDDFIAWAGEDPAIWRSAVPPTLFPQWGMPLMARALEGLPFPLTRVLNAGCALTIHAPVPRGEPLSLSAQLRGVDETERRVLARVGLETRDASGDLLLESELQAIVPLRRGGGLKKRKAEELVPEGARELARWRLSRRAGLEFACLTGDFNPVHWVGPYAKLSGFRSVILHGFGSCAKAAADLVRSELDGNPARLKHLEMRFTKPLALPREVAVFLDGDRLLVADEVGEAPFLDGRFEAA; this comes from the coding sequence ATGGCGACCTACTGGCGGCATCTCCCGGCCCAGGGGCCGGTCCTCGCTTCCTTCGGACGCACGCTGGGCCTCACCGCCCTCGAGCGCTTGCGCGGCCGCGGCGCCGGCGGGGGGGCGCCGGGCGAGCCGCCCGTGCTCCGCGCCACGGTCCCGCCGCGCTCCGATCGCCTCGTCGACGACTTCATCGCCTGGGCCGGTGAGGACCCGGCGATCTGGCGCAGCGCCGTGCCGCCGACCCTCTTCCCCCAGTGGGGGATGCCGCTGATGGCGCGGGCCCTCGAGGGCCTGCCCTTCCCCCTGACCCGGGTGCTCAACGCTGGCTGCGCCCTGACGATCCACGCCCCCGTGCCCCGGGGCGAGCCCCTCTCCCTCTCGGCCCAGCTGCGCGGGGTGGACGAGACCGAGCGGCGGGTGCTGGCGCGGGTGGGCCTCGAGACCCGCGACGCGAGTGGCGACCTGCTCCTGGAGTCGGAGCTGCAGGCCATCGTGCCGCTGCGGCGCGGCGGCGGCCTCAAGAAGCGCAAGGCCGAGGAGCTCGTCCCCGAGGGCGCCCGGGAGCTCGCCCGCTGGCGCCTGTCCCGCCGGGCGGGCCTCGAGTTCGCCTGCCTCACCGGCGACTTCAACCCGGTGCACTGGGTCGGACCCTACGCGAAGCTCTCGGGCTTCCGCTCCGTGATCCTCCACGGCTTCGGCTCCTGCGCGAAGGCGGCGGCGGACCTCGTCCGCTCCGAGCTCGACGGCAACCCCGCGCGGCTCAAGCACCTGGAGATGCGCTTCACCAAGCCCCTCGCCCTCCCGCGGGAGGTGGCGGTCTTCCTGGACGGGGACCGCCTCCTGGTCGCCGACGAGGTGGGGGAGGCGCCCTTCCTGGACGGCCGCTTCGAGGCGGCCTGA
- a CDS encoding sodium:solute symporter family protein: MSWGLLNLITLAVYLAFMVWLGILSERGGQSDSASGFLLAGRSVTLPWIIMSVFATGVGTLAYIGTVGMIATGGVIDLWYEWFWCVGTPIMTMLFVRKMRTSGIISFLDSIAFRFGPKTLLAYVLFMLVGVPFAFASMLKGAGLTFTDMFPVIKEVEQWGIDPLAIGAIAVLLTIAAYLAFGGFKAAVVTDMLQGILTWAAMIVPTIAIFYILGEGSWSAGWDVIVGYFDSTDQHAFLEYEQVLGPTAPSSEYTYSFMASQFLLNVLLIMIPSQFYGSRYMAATTEKVARQGPILALILTTVPYGLFVNITGLSFKAFAPDIPGDDLFTGTLRRLAEHPGFPMLASSLLLIALLAAVMGTLDSYLMAKMTDWVRGLYQLWINPAADDRQMVRASRVILLILVVTAISASFVLPDSIWFLQIAVSEFVGPMSFILVFGAFLVKRATWQGALSGALVAAFLALVYVILATGFRGQYEWMIWPAFKAAFPDWFESQFFTYPIGLIIFWLVNSRFAPQRPEHLERFFTTQQTTAYVQRHGFDRPYVLVPRGTKLEEGLEVKPYADETRVYGEPGRLAALAEEHGTRVMPAYRPLESWEEVFDERLKGMYLMGLDVARQREADQVGAHERPAAKVMGWAMIILSMIIYFFMFWFFPLEWGKALVLYGIGSVFCFVGLSVAFEDYEWARRLVDPFQARPRVQGVGEV; the protein is encoded by the coding sequence ATGAGCTGGGGCCTTCTCAACCTGATCACCCTCGCCGTCTACCTGGCCTTCATGGTCTGGCTGGGCATCCTCTCGGAGCGGGGGGGTCAGTCGGACTCCGCCAGCGGCTTCCTCCTCGCCGGCCGGAGCGTGACGCTGCCATGGATCATCATGAGCGTCTTCGCCACCGGCGTCGGGACGCTCGCCTACATCGGCACCGTGGGGATGATCGCCACCGGCGGCGTCATCGACCTCTGGTACGAGTGGTTCTGGTGCGTCGGCACCCCGATCATGACGATGCTCTTCGTGCGCAAGATGCGCACCAGCGGCATCATCTCCTTCCTCGACTCGATCGCGTTCCGCTTCGGGCCGAAGACCCTGCTGGCCTACGTCCTCTTCATGCTCGTGGGCGTGCCCTTCGCCTTCGCCTCCATGCTCAAGGGCGCGGGTCTGACCTTCACCGACATGTTCCCGGTGATCAAGGAGGTCGAGCAGTGGGGCATCGACCCGCTGGCCATCGGCGCCATCGCGGTCCTGCTCACCATCGCCGCCTATCTCGCCTTCGGTGGCTTCAAGGCGGCGGTGGTCACCGACATGCTGCAGGGCATCCTGACCTGGGCGGCGATGATCGTCCCCACCATCGCCATCTTCTACATCCTGGGGGAGGGCTCCTGGTCCGCCGGCTGGGACGTGATCGTGGGCTACTTCGACAGCACCGACCAGCACGCCTTCCTGGAGTACGAGCAGGTCCTGGGGCCGACCGCCCCCTCCTCCGAGTACACCTACTCCTTCATGGCCTCGCAGTTCCTCCTGAACGTCCTGCTGATCATGATCCCGAGCCAGTTCTACGGCTCACGCTACATGGCGGCGACCACCGAGAAGGTCGCCCGGCAGGGGCCGATCCTGGCGCTCATCCTCACGACGGTGCCCTACGGCCTCTTCGTGAACATCACCGGGCTCTCCTTCAAGGCCTTCGCCCCGGACATCCCCGGCGACGATCTCTTCACCGGGACCTTGCGGCGCCTGGCCGAGCATCCGGGCTTCCCGATGCTCGCCTCCTCCCTGCTCCTCATCGCCCTGCTGGCGGCGGTGATGGGCACCCTCGACTCCTACCTGATGGCGAAGATGACGGACTGGGTCCGGGGCCTCTACCAGCTCTGGATCAACCCGGCGGCCGATGACCGGCAGATGGTGCGGGCCAGCCGGGTGATCCTCCTCATCCTCGTGGTCACCGCGATCTCGGCCTCCTTCGTCCTGCCCGACAGCATCTGGTTCCTCCAGATCGCCGTCTCGGAGTTCGTCGGGCCGATGAGCTTCATCCTGGTCTTCGGCGCCTTCCTGGTGAAGCGGGCCACCTGGCAGGGGGCGCTCTCCGGGGCGCTGGTCGCGGCCTTCCTGGCCCTCGTCTACGTCATCCTCGCGACGGGCTTCCGCGGGCAGTACGAGTGGATGATCTGGCCGGCGTTCAAGGCGGCCTTCCCGGACTGGTTCGAGTCCCAGTTCTTCACCTATCCCATCGGCCTGATCATCTTCTGGCTCGTGAACTCGCGCTTCGCCCCCCAGCGCCCGGAGCACCTCGAGCGCTTCTTCACCACTCAGCAGACCACCGCCTACGTGCAGCGGCACGGCTTCGACCGCCCCTACGTCCTGGTCCCCCGGGGCACGAAGCTCGAGGAGGGGCTCGAGGTGAAGCCGTACGCCGACGAGACCAGGGTCTACGGAGAGCCCGGGCGCCTGGCGGCCCTGGCCGAGGAGCACGGCACCCGGGTGATGCCCGCCTACCGGCCCCTGGAGAGCTGGGAGGAGGTCTTCGACGAGCGGCTCAAGGGCATGTACCTGATGGGCCTCGACGTGGCGAGGCAGCGGGAGGCCGACCAGGTGGGCGCCCACGAGCGGCCCGCGGCGAAGGTCATGGGGTGGGCGATGATCATCCTGTCGATGATCATCTACTTCTTCATGTTCTGGTTCTTCCCCCTCGAGTGGGGCAAGGCCCTCGTGCTCTACGGAATCGGCTCGGTCTTCTGTTTCGTCGGCCTCTCGGTGGCCTTCGAGGACTACGAGTGGGCCCGGAGGCTGGTCGATCCCTTCCAGGCGCGACCCCGGGTGCAAGGCGTGGGAGAGGTCTGA
- a CDS encoding DJ-1/PfpI family protein, with product MAKVCMVMADGFEEIEAVTIVDVLRRAGIEVTVLGLTGRRVMGAHRIPLEADGVLAEAPEVPWDLVVLPGGMPNAATLRDSEPLRAFLGAQASRGGRIGAICAAPIALGAAGLLEGKQATCYPGFEEGLLGASPSAERVVRDGSVLTSRGPGTAMEFALALVEELAGAETARRLEGQMLV from the coding sequence ATGGCGAAGGTCTGCATGGTGATGGCCGACGGCTTCGAGGAGATCGAGGCGGTCACGATCGTGGACGTGCTGCGCCGGGCCGGGATCGAGGTGACCGTGCTGGGCCTCACCGGGCGCCGGGTGATGGGGGCGCACCGGATCCCCCTCGAGGCCGACGGGGTGCTCGCCGAGGCCCCGGAGGTCCCCTGGGACCTCGTCGTCCTGCCGGGCGGGATGCCCAACGCGGCCACCCTCCGCGACAGCGAGCCCCTGCGGGCCTTCCTCGGCGCCCAGGCCTCCCGCGGCGGCCGGATCGGGGCGATCTGCGCCGCTCCCATCGCCCTGGGGGCCGCCGGGCTGCTGGAAGGCAAGCAAGCGACCTGCTACCCGGGCTTCGAGGAGGGCCTCCTCGGGGCCAGCCCCAGCGCGGAGCGGGTGGTGCGGGACGGCTCGGTGCTCACCAGCCGGGGCCCGGGGACGGCGATGGAGTTCGCCCTCGCCCTGGTCGAGGAGCTGGCCGGGGCCGAGACCGCCCGGCGGCTCGAAGGCCAGATGTTGGTGTAG
- a CDS encoding metalloregulator ArsR/SmtB family transcription factor gives MSETEASPSPDRTSCRQALEGTLSPGLFRALCDPRRLELVIRLAVAGRPLTVTEASDCCEVHLSGVSRHLSQLKAAGVVAARRQGREVQYQLDHHRLVSVLRETADAIEACLRIPGCCEPTPNQASDEGEATMSENVHEFVKSAYTEALQRAKEGKTGCCQPVPERKVLTVQAPSTGCCGGDAKAEVTAAPGASAAQIVGYGEDADRHADAAATSFGCGNPLAFDGVEPGQTVVDLGSGAGLDLLIAADRVGEGGRVIGIDMTDAMIAAARENIAREGREGIVEVRKGMIEDLPVEAGSVDWVISNCVINLSPDKPAVYREIARILKPGGRFSISDIVVEGLPETVRASDVAYASCVSGAVSEEEYLAGLREAGLEVEVADRMRYEPEQIVAMVAGDFVSAGLDPADLQKAAEEAKVESLRFVGRRPA, from the coding sequence ATGAGCGAGACCGAAGCCAGCCCGAGTCCGGACCGGACCAGCTGCCGGCAGGCGCTGGAGGGCACCCTCTCTCCCGGGCTCTTCCGCGCCCTCTGCGATCCCCGCCGGCTGGAGCTGGTGATCCGCCTGGCGGTGGCCGGGCGTCCCCTCACCGTCACCGAGGCCTCCGACTGCTGCGAGGTCCACCTCTCCGGCGTCTCCCGCCACCTCTCCCAGCTCAAGGCCGCCGGGGTGGTGGCCGCCCGGCGCCAGGGGAGAGAGGTCCAGTACCAGCTCGATCACCACCGCCTCGTGAGCGTCCTGCGGGAGACCGCCGACGCCATCGAGGCCTGTCTGCGAATCCCGGGCTGCTGTGAGCCCACCCCGAACCAAGCATCCGACGAAGGAGAAGCGACGATGAGCGAGAACGTCCACGAGTTCGTGAAGAGCGCCTACACCGAGGCCCTCCAGCGCGCCAAGGAGGGGAAGACGGGCTGCTGCCAGCCGGTGCCCGAGCGCAAGGTCCTCACGGTCCAGGCCCCCTCGACCGGCTGCTGTGGGGGCGACGCGAAGGCCGAGGTGACGGCCGCCCCCGGGGCCTCCGCCGCCCAGATCGTGGGCTACGGCGAGGACGCCGACCGCCACGCCGACGCGGCGGCGACCTCCTTCGGCTGCGGCAACCCGCTGGCCTTCGACGGGGTCGAGCCCGGCCAGACGGTGGTGGACCTCGGCTCCGGCGCTGGCCTCGACCTCCTCATCGCCGCCGATCGGGTGGGGGAGGGCGGCCGGGTCATCGGCATCGACATGACCGACGCGATGATCGCGGCGGCCCGGGAGAACATCGCCCGCGAGGGCCGGGAGGGGATCGTCGAGGTCCGCAAGGGCATGATCGAGGACCTCCCGGTGGAGGCCGGCTCGGTGGACTGGGTGATCTCGAACTGCGTGATCAACCTCTCGCCGGACAAGCCGGCGGTCTACCGGGAGATCGCCCGGATCCTGAAGCCCGGTGGGCGCTTCTCGATCTCGGACATCGTCGTCGAGGGGCTGCCGGAGACGGTGCGGGCCTCCGACGTGGCCTACGCCTCCTGCGTCTCCGGCGCCGTGAGCGAGGAGGAGTACCTGGCGGGTCTGCGGGAGGCCGGCCTCGAGGTCGAGGTCGCCGACCGGATGCGCTACGAGCCCGAGCAGATCGTGGCGATGGTGGCCGGCGACTTCGTCTCCGCTGGCCTCGACCCGGCCGATCTGCAGAAGGCGGCCGAGGAGGCGAAGGTGGAGAGCCTGCGCTTCGTGGGCCGCCGCCCCGCCTGA